CGGGGAATGAATGCACAAAAAAGCAGGAGCGATTTTACATCGCTCCTGCTTTTTTGTGCGCTGAACCGGCGAAAGCGCCGGGGATGAATTTGCCGCCGGGCGCTTTGCACCAAAATTTTTACCACCATTTGATGAGGTCGGTGACCTGCTGGCGCAGGGCGATGAATTCGGGAGCCGCGATGTCCCGCGGCATGGGCAGTGGGTTTTCCAGCTCGCGCTTGATGGCGGTGGGCTTGTTGGAGAGCACCAAAATGCGCTCGCCCAGGTACACCGCCTCCTCAATGTTGTGGGTGATGAAGATGACCGTGGTGCCGCTCTGCTTCCAGAGGTTGAGCAGCTCGTTTTCCAGGCGGTAGCGCAGCTCGGTGTCCAGCTGGCCGTAGGGTTCGTCCATGAGCAGCAGCTCCGGCTCGGTGGCGAACGCCCGGGCGATCACCACCCGCTGCAGCATGCTGGCGGAGAGCTGGTCCGGGTAGTAGCTGCGAAAGGGGGTCAGGCCCACCAGCTCCATGTATTTTTCGGCCTGGCGGCGCACGGTCTCGGGCTTTGCGCGCTTTAAAGAGAGCCCGAACTGCACATTCTGCTCCACCGTGAGCCAGGGCATGGTGGAATACTCCTGAAAAATATAGGCCACGCTGTGCTTTTTCAGATCCGCCGGTTCGCCGTCGATGGAGATGGAGCCGGCGGTGATGTCGTACAGGCCGGTGAGGCTGTTCAAAAAGGTGGTCTTGCCGCAGCCGGTGGGGCCCACGATACACAAAAATTCACCCTTTTTTACCTCGAATGACACATCGTTCAGCACCAGAAGGTCGCCGAACCGCTTGGTCAGGTGGTCTACCTTTACTTTTACGGGCCTTTCCATAATGCGGCGCCTCCTTACTGTGTGGGGTCCATTTCCCGGGTGATCTCTTTGCGCAGCCTGAGAAACGCAGGGTCTATGTAGCTGCGGGGCCGGGGCAGGTCGACGATGTATTCCTTGCGGATGGCACAGGGGCAGTTTGTGAGCAGGATGATGCGGTCGGCCAAGTAGAGCGCTTCCTCGATGTTGTTGGTCACGAAGAGCACGGTGCGCTTTTCGGTGCGCCAGATGCGCTCGACCTCCTCTTCCATCATGTAGCGGGTCTGCGCGTCCAGGTGGCCGAAGGGCTCGTCCATCAGCAGCACCTTGGGGTCGCTGCAGTAGGCGCGGGCAATGCCCACCCGCTGCTGCATGCCGCCCGAGAGCTGGTTGGGGTAGCACTTTTCGAAGCCGGTGAGGCCCACCAGGTCGATGAAATACTGGGCGCGCCTGCGGCGCTCGGCTTTTGGAAGCCCCTGGGAGGCGGGGCCGAACTCCACATTGCCCAGCACGGTGAGCCAGGGGAAAAGCGAGGTGGTCTGATACACCACGCCCCGGCTGGGCGCGGGCGCGTGCACCGGCCTGCCCTCCATCTCCACGGCGCCGGAGGAGGGGGTATCCAGCCCCGCCAGCAGGTTCAGGAGGGTGGTCTTGCCGCACTGGCCCGGGCCGAACAGCACCAGGAACTCGTTCTCCCGCACCTCAAAGCTCACGTCGCCCAGCACCTGGTACTCGCCGCCGGCCGGGCTTTCAAAGCTGTGGGCCAGGTGTTCGCAGCGCAGGATTACTTGGCTTGTTTGTTCCATCTGCAAAGCCTCCCTTCCAGTGCGCGCATCAGGGTTGAGAGAAGATACCCGATTACGCCGATCGCGATCATGCCCACGATGATCTGGGTGATGTTGCCGTTGTTCATGCCCATGGTGATGATCCAGCCCACCCCGTTTTGGGAGTAGATGATCTCGGCAGCCACCTCGGCAGCCCAGCTTACGCTCAGGGCGATCTGCAGCCCCGCAAAGATATAGGGCACCGAGGAAGGGAAGATGACATGGGTGAAGATGCGCCCGCGCCCGGCGCCCAGCATGCGGGCGGCCCCGATGAGCCTGGGGTCCACGCTGCGGGCCCCCTCGTAGGAATTGATGGTCACATAGGTGAAGCTGGCCAGAAAGATGATAAAGATCTTGTTGGCGCTGCCCAGGCCGAACCACAGGATGGACAGGGGAATCCAGGCGATGGGCGGGATGGGGCGGACAAACTCGAAAATGGGATTGATCACGGCCCGGGCCGCCGGCGACAGGCCCATGGAGATGCCGATGGCCATGCCGATGGCCGACGCCACCGAAAAGCCCAGCAGCACCCGCCACAGGCTGATGCCCGCGTGCTCCAGGATGGTGTTGTGGCCGATGGGCACCACCATGGCGTTGAAGAACGCCCGAAATACTTCCAGGGGGGCGGGCACCTGCACCCGCCCGGCCGAGAATACAGAGGCCAGCTGCCAGGCGGCCAGAAGGGTGGCAAAGGAGATGAGCACCCACACCAGCGCCTGCCGGTTTGCCTGAAACCATTTGCCGAAAGAACGGCCTGCATTGCGCATGGGTCAGTTCCTCCTTTTTACCAGTTTTTTTGCCAGCAGGTCCAGCAGCGCGCTCAGCGCCGCGCCGATGAGCCCGATCACGATCATGCCCACCACGATGATATCGGCCCGGCCCATCTGGCGGGCCATCTGGATCATGTAGCCAAGGCCGCTGGTGGAGGCCAGCAGCTCGGCGGCCACCAGGGCCATCCAGGCCGAACCCAGCGAGGTTTTGAGGCCGGTAAAGATCATGGGCCAGGCGGTGGGAAGCGCCACCCGCAGCAGGACCTGAAGGTCCGAGGCGGCAAAGGTCTGGGCAACCCAGATGTGCACCTGCCGCGTTTGCTTGATGCCCGCGTAGGAGTTCACCACGCAGGCGATCATGGCGGAGATGAAGATGATCGCCACCTTGGCGCCGTAGCCGATGCCGAACCACAGGATCATGAGAGGGATCCAGGCCAGGGGCGGGATGGGGCGCAGCAGGTCGAACAGGGGCTTTACAAACAGGTCCACCTTTTTGTACCAGGCCATGGCCACGCCCAGCGGCACCCCGATCACCGCGCCGGCCAGGTACCCGCCCAGCGCGATTTTGAGGCTGGTGAAGATGTGGGTCCACAGGCTCGCGCCGTCCGGGTTTACGCCGCCGCCCAGCTTGTAGGCAAAGGCCCGGCACACGGCCATGGGGCTGGGAAGCATGTAGTCCGGCATCAGGTGCAGCCCGTCGGTCACCAGCTGCCACAGGCCCAGCACGGCCAGAACGCTGACCAGCGACAGCCAGCGGTATTTTTTGCGTTTCATATCACACCAACTTTCTTGCCGTAAAAGGGTGCGGCGCGCGATGCGCGCCGCACCCGCCCCGCAGGGTTCAGCCGGCGAGCACCTTGTTCAGGTACTGGTCGGTCACATTGGTTTCGAACAGGCCCATCTTGCCGTCCTCCACCTTGCCGGTGGAGTGCATGAACTCGGCCATGATCTTGAGGAACTGCCCATTCTCGCGGGCCTTCATGTCCTCTTTGGTCAAAAAGTGGATGCGGCCGATGTCCTGGGCGATGTTCGCCTCGT
This window of the Oscillospiraceae bacterium genome carries:
- a CDS encoding nitrate ABC transporter ATP-binding protein, with amino-acid sequence MERPVKVKVDHLTKRFGDLLVLNDVSFEVKKGEFLCIVGPTGCGKTTFLNSLTGLYDITAGSISIDGEPADLKKHSVAYIFQEYSTMPWLTVEQNVQFGLSLKRAKPETVRRQAEKYMELVGLTPFRSYYPDQLSASMLQRVVIARAFATEPELLLMDEPYGQLDTELRYRLENELLNLWKQSGTTVIFITHNIEEAVYLGERILVLSNKPTAIKRELENPLPMPRDIAAPEFIALRQQVTDLIKWW
- a CDS encoding nitrate ABC transporter ATP-binding protein; this encodes MEQTSQVILRCEHLAHSFESPAGGEYQVLGDVSFEVRENEFLVLFGPGQCGKTTLLNLLAGLDTPSSGAVEMEGRPVHAPAPSRGVVYQTTSLFPWLTVLGNVEFGPASQGLPKAERRRRAQYFIDLVGLTGFEKCYPNQLSGGMQQRVGIARAYCSDPKVLLMDEPFGHLDAQTRYMMEEEVERIWRTEKRTVLFVTNNIEEALYLADRIILLTNCPCAIRKEYIVDLPRPRSYIDPAFLRLRKEITREMDPTQ
- a CDS encoding ABC transporter permease, producing MRNAGRSFGKWFQANRQALVWVLISFATLLAAWQLASVFSAGRVQVPAPLEVFRAFFNAMVVPIGHNTILEHAGISLWRVLLGFSVASAIGMAIGISMGLSPAARAVINPIFEFVRPIPPIAWIPLSILWFGLGSANKIFIIFLASFTYVTINSYEGARSVDPRLIGAARMLGAGRGRIFTHVIFPSSVPYIFAGLQIALSVSWAAEVAAEIIYSQNGVGWIITMGMNNGNITQIIVGMIAIGVIGYLLSTLMRALEGRLCRWNKQAK
- the tauC gene encoding taurine ABC transporter permease gives rise to the protein MKRKKYRWLSLVSVLAVLGLWQLVTDGLHLMPDYMLPSPMAVCRAFAYKLGGGVNPDGASLWTHIFTSLKIALGGYLAGAVIGVPLGVAMAWYKKVDLFVKPLFDLLRPIPPLAWIPLMILWFGIGYGAKVAIIFISAMIACVVNSYAGIKQTRQVHIWVAQTFAASDLQVLLRVALPTAWPMIFTGLKTSLGSAWMALVAAELLASTSGLGYMIQMARQMGRADIIVVGMIVIGLIGAALSALLDLLAKKLVKRRN